One window of Ziziphus jujuba cultivar Dongzao chromosome 5, ASM3175591v1 genomic DNA carries:
- the LOC107419757 gene encoding DNA-directed RNA polymerases IV and V subunit 2 yields the protein MGASSDAKEDIAMSSKGEKVYNGVDMDFDDDEDDDDEFIEPTGIEDLGEDMREDLKKFCKEASIQFFNEYGLISHQINSYNYFISNGIQRVFDSFGEMIVEPGYDPSKKGENGWRFASVRFGKVTLDKPTFWGGLGDGKELDMLPRHARLQNMTYASKIKVNTHIQVYSKKLVRSDKFKTGKEQYVDREIITDENRDILIGRIPVMVKSDLCWMKGVEKGDCDFDHGGYFLIKGAEKTFIAQEQICKKRLWISNNQPLQVAYQSELKRNRLIIRLASDASRGGEKVLTVYFLSTEIPVWILFFSLGISCDREVMDLIDYENPDASISNILFASIHDANENCEHFRGGKNALSFVDKRIKRTTFPPGENIEQCIENYLFPNLKGLKQKARFLGYMVKCLLQAFSGRRKCNNRDDFKNKRLDLGGELLERELKAHLSHARRRMAKALQRDLYADRTVHPIEHYLDASIITNGLSRAFSTGAWCHPYKRMERISGVVATVGRANPLQTMIDMRRTRQQVQYTGKVGDARYPHPSHWGKVCFLSTPDGENCGLVKNLATTGLVSTNVLKPILSEMYHCGMEKLVDDTFTKLTGKDKVFLNGEWVGVCDDSLTFVMELRRERRRKKLPHQVEIKREGQHGEVHIYSDAGRILRPLLVVENLRKIKSLKEGKYTFRCLLDKGIVELIGAEEEEDCRVAWDVKYLFMEDGGTSQIKYTHCELDMSFLLGLSCGIVPFANHDHARRVLYQSQKHCQQAIGFSTTNPNIRVDTLSHQLHYPQKPLFRTMTSDCLGKPRAPLGHKGFMPKPEFYNGQNAIVAVNVHLGYNQEDSIVMNRSSLERGMFRSEHIRSYKAEVDNKESSDKRRKADDCINFGKLQSKIGRVDSLDDDGFPFVGANLQSGDIVIGRCADSGADHSVKLKHTERGRVQKVVLSSNDDGKNFAVVSLRQVRSPCLGDKFSSMHGQKGVLGFLEYQENFPFTVQGIVPDIVINPHAFPSRQTPGQLLEAALGKGIALGGLMKHATPFSTLSVDDITAQLHRAGFSKWGNERVYSGCTGEMIRSLIFMGPTFYQRLVHMSEDKVKFRNTGPVHPLTRQPVADRKRFGGVKFGEMERDCLLAHGASANLHERLFTLSDSSQMYICQKCKNVANVIQRALPGGRKIRGPYCRACESVDDIVKANVPYGAKLLCQELFSMGISLKFETQLC from the exons ATGGGGGCGTCATCAGATGCAAAGGAAGATATTGCCATGAGTAGTAAGGGAGAAAAGGTTTATAATGGAGTTGATATggattttgatgatgatgaagatgatgatgatgaatttATTGAACCCACTGGCATAGAGGATCTGGGGGAGGATATGAGGGAAGATCTGAAAAAATTTTGCAAGGAGGCATCAATACAGTTCTTCAATGAATATGGCCTCATTAGTCACCAGATCAACTCCTACAATTATTTTATCAGTAATGGTATACAAAGGGTCTTTGATTCTTTTGGTGAAATGATAGTGGAGCCTGGATATGATCCATCGAAGAAGGGGGAAAATGGGTGGCGATTTGCTTCAGTGAGATTTGGGAAAGTGACCCTCGATAAGCCAACTTTTTGGGGTGGCTTAGGAGATGGGAAGGAGCTGGATATGCTACCTAGGCATGCTCGGCTTCAGAACATGACTTACGCATCGAAGATAAAAGTGAACACTCACATCCAG GTATATAGTAAAAAGCTTGTAAGAAGTGACAAGTTTAAAACGGGAAAAGAACAATACGTAGACAGAGAGATTATCACTGACGAAAACAGGGACATTTTAATTGGGAGGATCCCTGTGATGGTGAAGTCTGACCTCTGTTGGATGAAGGGGGTTGAGAAAGGTGACTGTGATTTTGATCATGGAGGCTACTTTTTGATCAAGGGTGCAGAGAAG ACATTTATTGCACAGGAGCAGATCTGTAAGAAAAGACTTTGGATCTCAAATAACCAACCTCTTCAAGTCGCTTACCAATCGGAACTCAAGAGGAATAGGTTAATCATAAGGTTAGCCAGTGACGCTAGTAGAGGTGGTGAGAAGGTGCTGACTGTATATTTTTTGTCTACTGAGATCCCTGTGTGGATCTTGTTCTTTTCTCTAGGCATTTCATGTGATAGAGAGGTCATGGATCTGATTGATTATGAAAATCCTGATGcaagtatatcaaatatacttTTCGCATCAATCCACGACGCCAATGAAAACTGCGAACACTTTCGTGGAGGAAAGAATGCTCTCAGCTTTGTAGATAAACGGATAAAGAGAACTACATTTCCACCTGGAGAAAATATTGAACAATGCATTGAAAATTACTTGTTCCCTAATCTGAAAGGTCTAAAGCAGAAGGCTCGTTTTTTGGGTTATATGGTGAAGTGTCTTCTGCAGGCTTTTAGTGGACGTAGAAAATGTAACAATAGAgatgattttaagaataaaagATTAGACTTAGGTGGTGAGCTGCTTGAGCGCGAGTTAAAGGCGCATCTTTCACATGCCCGGAGGCGTATGGCAAAGGCTTTGCAGAGGGATCTTTATGCCGATCGAACTGTCCACCCTATTGAACATTATCTGGATGCCTCTATAATCACCAATGGTCTTTCTAGAGCTTTCTCGACAGGAGCGTGGTGTCATCCATACAAACGGATGGAAAGGATTTCAGGGGTTGTGGCAACGGTTGGGCGTGCAAATCCATTGCAAACGATGATTGATATGAGAAGAACACGTCAACAGGTTCAGTACACTGGAAAGGTTGGAGATGCTAGATACCC GCATCCTTCTCACTGGGGTAAGGTTTGCTTTCTTTCTACCCCCGATGGTGAAAATTGTGGTCTGGTGAAAAATTTGGCTACCACAGGACTTGTAAGTACAAATGTGTTGAAACCTATACTTTCAGAAATGTATCATTGCGGTATGGAGAAATTGGTAGATGATACTTTTACTAAACTTACTGGGAAGGATAAAGTTTTCCTTAATGGGGAATGGGTTGGAGTTTGTGATGATTCACTCACATTTGTTATGGAATTGAGGAGAGAGCGACGCAGAAAGAAGTTGCCACATCAG GTGGAAATCAAAAGAGAAGGACAGCATGGAGAAGTACATATATATTCTGATGCTGGAAGGATTCTGCGTCCTCTTTTAGTagttgagaatttgagaaagatTAAATCATTGAAAGAGGGAAAGTACACCTTCCGATGTCTTCTGGACAAGGGAATAGTTGAGCTTATTGGAgctgaagaagaggaagactgTCGGGTAGCATGGGATGTGAAATATCTTTTCATGGAAGATGGGGGGACATCTCAAATAAAGTATACACACTGTGAGCTTGACATGTCCTTCCTATTAGGATTAAGCTGTGGAATAGTCCCCTTTGCTAATCATGACCATGCAAGGAGGGTTCTTTATCAATCCCAGAAGCACTGTCAACAAGCAATTGGGTTTTCTACCACAAATCCCAATATAAGAGTGGATACACTGTCTCATCAGTTACACTACCCACAGAAACCACTCTTTCGGACAATGACATCTGATTGTCTTGGAAAACCTCGAGCTCCATTAGGTCACAAGGGATTTATGCCAAAGCCTGAATTCTATAATGGCCAGAATGCTATTGTTGCTGTCAACGTTCACCTCGGCTATAACCAAGAGGATTCCATAGTGATGAACCGCTCTTCTTTGGAGCGTGGTATGTTTCGATCTGAGCACATAAGGAGTTACAAGGCTGAGGTTGACAACAAGGAATCTTCAGATAAAAGGCGAAAGGCTGATGATTGTATAAACTTTGGGAAGTTACAGAGTAAAATTGGACGTGTTGATAGCCTGGACGATGATGGTTTTCCTTTTGTTGGGGCCAATTTACAGAGTGGGGATATCGTTATTGGAAGGTGTGCTGATTCAGGGGCTGATCACAGCGTTAAATTGAAGCATACAGAGAGGGGAAGGGTTCAAAAGGTTGTGCTCTCCTCCAACGATGATGGAAAAAATTTTGCTGTGGTATCTCTGAGACAG GTTCGAAGTCCTTGTCTTGGAGACAAGTTCTCAAGCATGCACGGGCAAAAGGGTGTTCTTGGCTTTTTGGAGTATCAAGAGAATTTCCCCTTTACAGTACAAGGGATAGTTCCAGATATTGTCATAAATCCACATGCATTTCCATCACGACAAACTCCTGGTCAACTTTTGGAGGCTGCTCTAGGGAAGGGGATTGCCCTTGGTGGTTTGATGAAACATGCTACCCCTTTCTCCACTCTGTCTGTTGATGATATCACAGCCCAGCTTCACAG GGCTGGATTTTCTAAATGGGGAAATGAGAGAGTATACAGTGGCTGTACCGGTGAAATGATCCGCTCTCTCATATTTATGGGCCCAACATTCTATCAACGTCTGGTCCACATGTCTGAAGACAAAGTAAAATTTCGGAATACTGGACCAGTACACCCTCTAACCAGGCAGCCAGTGGCAGATAGAAAGCGCTTTGGCGGTGTCAAGTTTGGTGAGATGGAGCGAGACTGCCTTCTTGCTCATGGTGCATCGGCAAACTTGCATGAGCGCCTGTTTACTCTCAGTGATTCCTCTCAGATGTACATTTGCCAGAAATGCAAAAATGTTGCTAATGTCATCCAACGAGCATTGCCCGGTGGCCGTAAGATTAGGGGTCCATATTGTCGGGCATGCGAGTCTGTAGATGACATTGTCAAGGCCAATGTACCGTATGGGGCTAAGTTACTGTGCCAGGAGCTTTTTAGCATGGGCATCAGTCTAAAGTTCGAAACCCAGCTTTGTTGA